The following are encoded together in the Glycine max cultivar Williams 82 chromosome 8, Glycine_max_v4.0, whole genome shotgun sequence genome:
- the LOC100807798 gene encoding probable aldo-keto reductase 2, producing the protein MARVGRMKLGSQGMEVSLQGLGCMGMSAFYGPPKPDPDMIALIHHAVQTGVTFLDTSDVYGPHTNELLLGKALKGGVRDEVELATKFGINVAEGKREIRGDPAYVRAACEGSLKRLGIDCIDLYYQHRIDTRVPIEITIGELKKLVEEGKIKYIGLSEASASTIRRAHAVHPITAVQLEWSLWSRDVEEEIVPTCRELGIGIVAYSPLGRGFLSSGPKLLENLTQDDFRQSLPRFQPENLEQNKTIFERVNELAAKKGCTPSQLALAWVHHQGKDVCPIPGTTKIENFNQNIGALSVKLTPEDMAELESFAAADAVKGGRYMDGFATWKESDTPPLSSWKAA; encoded by the exons ATGGCGAGAGTGGGTAGAATGAAGTTGGGTTCACAAGGCATGGAGGTGTCTTTGCAGGGACTTGGGTGCATGGGCATGTCTGCGTTCTATGGTCCTCCCAAGCCTGACCCCGATATGATTGCTCTCATCCACCACGCTGTTCAAACTGGTGTCACTTTTCTTGACACTTCTGACGTCTATGGTCCTCACACCAACGAACTCCTTCTAGGAAAG GCTCTGAAGGGAGGGGTGAGAGATGAGGTTGAATTGGCTACAAAGTTTGGAATCAACGTTgctgaagggaagagagagatcCGTGGTGATCCGGCATATGTGAGGGCTGCTTGTGAGGGAAGCTTAAAGAGACTTGGCATCGATTGCATAGATCTCTATTACCAACATCGTATTGATACTCGTGTGCCTATTGAAATCACG ATTGGGGAACTTAAAAAACTCGTTGAggagggaaaaataaaatacattggTCTGTCTGAGGCCTCGGCTTCAACAATCAGAAGAGCACATGCAGTTCATCCGATAACAGCTGTGCAGTTGGAGTGGTCCCTATGGTCAAGAGATGTGGAGGAAGAAATAGTTCCAACATGCAG GGAACTTGGTATTGGAATTGTTGCATATAGTCCTCTTGGACGAGGATTCTTGTCATCAGGACCAAAGTTGCTTGAGAATTTGACACAGGATGATTTCCGACAG AGTCTACCTAGATTCCAACCTGAAAATTTGGAGCAGAATAAGACTATATTCGAGAGGGTTAATGAACTGGCTGCAAAAAAGGGATGTACTCCATCTCAACTTGCATTGGCCTGGGTTCATCACCAAGGAAAAGACGTGTGCCCTATACCTGGAACCACCAAGATTGAGAACTTTAATCAGAACATTGGGGCTTTGTCAGTCAAACTAACTCCAGAAGACATGGCAGAGCTCGAGTCCTTTGCTGCTGCAGATGCTGTCAAGGGTGGCAGGTACATGGATGGTTTTGCTACATGGAAGGAATCTGATACTCCACCACTTTCTTCTTGGAAAGCTGCATGA
- the LOC100803530 gene encoding uncharacterized protein isoform X1, translating to MALSLGKLVILVSAGIAGSVIAKEGRLPDVSGLASGAFKVVLRQLKSDDPAPTVKKQPHNDALLAQVNSLRQELQLLARDRSITIVNASGTGGRKYITVIVIVVVGYGYVWWKGWKLPDLMFATRRGLSDACTSIGNQMGKLYESIGDTKKKLSARINGLDKNLEECAAITESTREDISVIQRKADTISEDSKSFHVAVHVLESKIKEIEEKQVATIEGVNMLCQFTKTLENSRSTEYIQASSSSSSRPALEPPPVSPSSSSRGSQSGSARLSLEPPSLTPSSRTASLPPTLPTDPPSPSNSGGSFQGPKVDKSNGSSSGLFGLISGVYGPLLTRTRSATDAVVQKTRSAS from the exons ATGGCTCTTTCACTCGGCAAGCTCGTCATTCTCGTCAGCGCAG GAATTGCTGGTTCAGTAATTGCAAAAGAAGGGCGTCTGCCAGATGTCTCTGGTCTCGCCTCTGGTGCTTTTAAG GTTGTTTTGAGGCAACTTAAAAGCGATGATCCTGCTCCAACTGTTAAAAAGCAGCCGCATAATGATGCTTTGTTGGCTCAG GTAAACAGTCTTCGGCAGGAACTGCAACTTCTTGCTAGAGATAGATCGATCACTATTGTAAATGCAAGTGGAACAG GTggaagaaaatatataacagtGATTGTTATTGTTGTGGTAGGATATGGATACGTTTGGTGGAAG GGATGGAAGCTTCCTGATCTGATGTTTGCAACAAGGCGTGGTTTGTCTGATGCTTGCACATCTATTGGTAATCAGATGGGAAAGCTTTATGAATCAATTGGG GATACCAAAAAGAAATTATCTGCAAGAATCAACGGTCTGGATAAAAATTTAGAAGAATGTGCTGCCATTACTGAAAGTACCAGGGAGGAT ATATCTGTAATTCAACGTAAAGCAGATACGATAAGTGAAGATTCAAAGTCTTTTCATGTCGCAGTCCATGTTCTG GAatctaaaattaaagaaatagaaGAGAAGCAG GTGGCCACAATTGAAGGAGTGAACATGTTGTGTCAATTTACCAAGACTTTGGAGAATAGCAGATCCACAGAGTATATTCAG gcATCTTCATCCAGTTCTTCCAGGCCAGCCCTTGAGCCACCACCAGTTTCACCCTCTTCCAGTTCCAGG GGGTCACAGTCAGGTTCCGCTAGGCTATCTCTTGAGCCACCATCCCTTACACCATCATCAAGG ACTGCATCCTTGCCACCGACATTGCCAACTGATCCACCATCTCCATCGAATTCTGGTGGATCTTTCCAG GGGCCAAAAGTAGACAAAAGCAATGGATCTAGTTCTGGCTTGTTTGGGTTGATATCTGGTGTCTATGGTCCATTGCTGACAAGAACTCGCAGTGCGACAGATGCAGTAGTCCAAAAAACTCGTTCGGCTAGTTAA
- the LOC100803530 gene encoding uncharacterized protein isoform X2, with amino-acid sequence MALSLGKLVILVSAGIAGSVIAKEGRLPDVSGLASGAFKVVLRQLKSDDPAPTVKKQPHNDALLAQVNSLRQELQLLARDRSITIVNASGTGGRKYITVIVIVVVGYGYVWWKGWKLPDLMFATRRGLSDACTSIGNQMGKLYESIGDTKKKLSARINGLDKNLEECAAITESTREDISVIQRKADTISEDSKSFHVAVHVLESKIKEIEEKQVATIEGVNMLCQFTKTLENSRSTEYIQASSSSSSRPALEPPPVSPSSSSRGSQSGSARLSLEPPSLTPSSRGPKVDKSNGSSSGLFGLISGVYGPLLTRTRSATDAVVQKTRSAS; translated from the exons ATGGCTCTTTCACTCGGCAAGCTCGTCATTCTCGTCAGCGCAG GAATTGCTGGTTCAGTAATTGCAAAAGAAGGGCGTCTGCCAGATGTCTCTGGTCTCGCCTCTGGTGCTTTTAAG GTTGTTTTGAGGCAACTTAAAAGCGATGATCCTGCTCCAACTGTTAAAAAGCAGCCGCATAATGATGCTTTGTTGGCTCAG GTAAACAGTCTTCGGCAGGAACTGCAACTTCTTGCTAGAGATAGATCGATCACTATTGTAAATGCAAGTGGAACAG GTggaagaaaatatataacagtGATTGTTATTGTTGTGGTAGGATATGGATACGTTTGGTGGAAG GGATGGAAGCTTCCTGATCTGATGTTTGCAACAAGGCGTGGTTTGTCTGATGCTTGCACATCTATTGGTAATCAGATGGGAAAGCTTTATGAATCAATTGGG GATACCAAAAAGAAATTATCTGCAAGAATCAACGGTCTGGATAAAAATTTAGAAGAATGTGCTGCCATTACTGAAAGTACCAGGGAGGAT ATATCTGTAATTCAACGTAAAGCAGATACGATAAGTGAAGATTCAAAGTCTTTTCATGTCGCAGTCCATGTTCTG GAatctaaaattaaagaaatagaaGAGAAGCAG GTGGCCACAATTGAAGGAGTGAACATGTTGTGTCAATTTACCAAGACTTTGGAGAATAGCAGATCCACAGAGTATATTCAG gcATCTTCATCCAGTTCTTCCAGGCCAGCCCTTGAGCCACCACCAGTTTCACCCTCTTCCAGTTCCAGG GGGTCACAGTCAGGTTCCGCTAGGCTATCTCTTGAGCCACCATCCCTTACACCATCATCAAGG GGGCCAAAAGTAGACAAAAGCAATGGATCTAGTTCTGGCTTGTTTGGGTTGATATCTGGTGTCTATGGTCCATTGCTGACAAGAACTCGCAGTGCGACAGATGCAGTAGTCCAAAAAACTCGTTCGGCTAGTTAA
- the LOC100803530 gene encoding uncharacterized protein isoform X3, which produces MALSLGKLVILVSAGIAGSVIAKEGRLPDVSGLASGAFKVVLRQLKSDDPAPTVKKQPHNDALLAQVNSLRQELQLLARDRSITIVNASGTGGRKYITVIVIVVVGYGYVWWKGWKLPDLMFATRRGLSDACTSIGNQMGKLYESIGDTKKKLSARINGLDKNLEECAAITESTREDISVIQRKADTISEDSKSFHVAVHVLESKIKEIEEKQVATIEGVNMLCQFTKTLENSRSTEYIQASSSSSSRPALEPPPVSPSSSSRGPKVDKSNGSSSGLFGLISGVYGPLLTRTRSATDAVVQKTRSAS; this is translated from the exons ATGGCTCTTTCACTCGGCAAGCTCGTCATTCTCGTCAGCGCAG GAATTGCTGGTTCAGTAATTGCAAAAGAAGGGCGTCTGCCAGATGTCTCTGGTCTCGCCTCTGGTGCTTTTAAG GTTGTTTTGAGGCAACTTAAAAGCGATGATCCTGCTCCAACTGTTAAAAAGCAGCCGCATAATGATGCTTTGTTGGCTCAG GTAAACAGTCTTCGGCAGGAACTGCAACTTCTTGCTAGAGATAGATCGATCACTATTGTAAATGCAAGTGGAACAG GTggaagaaaatatataacagtGATTGTTATTGTTGTGGTAGGATATGGATACGTTTGGTGGAAG GGATGGAAGCTTCCTGATCTGATGTTTGCAACAAGGCGTGGTTTGTCTGATGCTTGCACATCTATTGGTAATCAGATGGGAAAGCTTTATGAATCAATTGGG GATACCAAAAAGAAATTATCTGCAAGAATCAACGGTCTGGATAAAAATTTAGAAGAATGTGCTGCCATTACTGAAAGTACCAGGGAGGAT ATATCTGTAATTCAACGTAAAGCAGATACGATAAGTGAAGATTCAAAGTCTTTTCATGTCGCAGTCCATGTTCTG GAatctaaaattaaagaaatagaaGAGAAGCAG GTGGCCACAATTGAAGGAGTGAACATGTTGTGTCAATTTACCAAGACTTTGGAGAATAGCAGATCCACAGAGTATATTCAG gcATCTTCATCCAGTTCTTCCAGGCCAGCCCTTGAGCCACCACCAGTTTCACCCTCTTCCAGTTCCAGG GGGCCAAAAGTAGACAAAAGCAATGGATCTAGTTCTGGCTTGTTTGGGTTGATATCTGGTGTCTATGGTCCATTGCTGACAAGAACTCGCAGTGCGACAGATGCAGTAGTCCAAAAAACTCGTTCGGCTAGTTAA
- the LOC113002319 gene encoding F-box protein At5g49610, giving the protein MKKVDRFLNSDILIEILSHVPAKDLLSLKLVSKEWHRLISSRCFMEAQVQRTKEEALTGFIFQEKFMWCNEDIKTISYISVEENTKGGGGSKVKQKVFDFLPEDVVMMASCKGLVCSRSCFPSEEPFIYVCNPSNKEWVKLEWPWPITHYDCLRSMTIALAFDYDPSKGFVEKFKLVRVKLVEVEGDEEDEDEEEDGEGEGELFLTFELYPAEKGAWKTSNEICQCYSKMVNNGGIYIGGVMHWLNGDRVLTFNVQNELSWLVPAPVPASEFMAVPEACIGESEGRLSYVFVSEQGVHVWCLEDYYDYKWAIVYCKPLEEIEGEWPQFFMNLRSHVLERVNGPWVNPLAFKDGILLMKVCVSLYLFDVKNNSMTEVCSIQDLKSQCMLNPTVIAHSLSLVHLSPA; this is encoded by the coding sequence atgaagaaggtTGATAGGTTTCTCAACAGTGACATTTTGATTGAAATTCTGTCTCATGTTCCTGCTAAGGATTTGCTGAGTTTGAAGCTTGTTAGCAAGGAGTGGCATCGCTTGATTTCGAGCCGTTGCTTCATGGAAGCACAAGTGCAAAGAACCAAAGAGGAGGCATTAACAGGGTTCATTTTCCAGGAGAAGTTCATGTGGTGCAATGAGGACATCAAAACCATTAGCTACATTTCTGTGGAAGAGAACACCAAAGGAGGAGGGGGTTCCAAGGTGAAGCAAAAGGTTTTTGATTTTCTCCCTGAAGATGTTGTTATGATGGCATCTTGCAAGGGTTTGGTGTGTAGCAGAAGCTGTTTTCCTTCTGAGGAACCCTTTATATATGTTTGTAATCCTTCAAATAAGGAGTGGGTTAAGTTGGAGTGGCCTTGGCCTATTACTCACTATGACTGTCTTAGAAGTATGACAATAGCATTGGCTTTCGATTATGACCCTTCAAagggttttgttgaaaaattcaagttggtgAGAGTTAAGCTAGTTGAGGTAGAAGGGGATGAGGAGGATGAGGACGAGGAGGAAGATGGAGAGGGAGAAGGGGAATTGTTCCTCACATTTGAGTTGTACCCAGCAGAGAAAGGAGCATGGAAGACATCCAATGAAATATGCCAATGTTATAGCAAGATGGTCAATAATGGAGGGATCTACATTGGGGGTGTCATGCATTGGCTCAATGGCGACCGAGTCCTCACCTTCAACGTCCAGAATGAGCTATCTTGGTTGGTTCCTGCACCGGTTCCAGCCTCGGAGTTCATGGCAGTTCCTGAAGCCTGTATTGGGGAATCTGAAGGGAGGCTCAGTTATGTGTTTGTGTCAGAGCAGGGTGTTCATGTTTGGTGTCTTGAGGATTATTATGACTATAAATGGGCAATTGTGTATTGCAAGCCTCTGGAGGAGATTGAAGGAGAATGGCCTCAGTTCTTTATGAATTTGAGGAGCCATGTGCTGGAGAGGGTGAATGGTCCATGGGTGAATCCTCTAGCTTTCAAAGATGGGATCTTGCTAATGAAGGTGTGTGTGAGTCTGTACTTGTTTGATGTTAAGAACAACAGCATGACTGAGGTTTGCTCCATTCAAGACCTGAAATCACAGTGCATGCTCAATCCTACTGTAATTGCCCATTCACTGAGCTTGGTTCATTTAAGTCCTGCATGA